From the genome of Bicyclus anynana chromosome 20, ilBicAnyn1.1, whole genome shotgun sequence, one region includes:
- the LOC112052780 gene encoding probable methylcrotonoyl-CoA carboxylase beta chain, mitochondrial — protein MLKLVRVIRRLNAQCRQYNYATVIGSEPNKNDPYYQENKAKMDELVEELCQKTSDAIKGGPEEAVKRHTARGKLLVRNRINRLVDEGSDVLELSTLAATDMYKGQVPCAGIVTAIGKVQGQDCMIVANDATVKGGTYFPMTVKKHLRAQAIAQECRLPCIYLVDSGGAHLPDQADVFPDREHFGRIFYNQANMSAEGIPQISVVMGSCTAGGAYIPSMSDESIIIKNQGTIFLAGPPLVKAATGESVSAEDLGGADLHCRQSGVTDHYAQDDEHALHLARNVVANLNWNNDQRARNYPPKVDEPVHDIEELHGIVGANIQRPFDIREVVARIVDGSRFHEFKQFYGDTLVCGFASVYGHPVGVIGNNGVLQSEAALKGSHFIQLCAARKIPLLFLQNITGFMVGREAEAGGIAKNGAKMVTAVSCFKGPKITVLVGGSFGAGNYGMCGRAYSPSFLYMWPNARISVMGGPQAATVLSLVAKEKALRDKKPWSDEDEKKVRGPLEAQFEKEGRPYFSTARLWDDGIVAPKDTRKVIGLSLSTALNRPFRDSKFGVFRM, from the coding sequence atgttaaaactaGTCAGAGTAATACGGCGATTAAATGCCCAATGCCGGCAGTACAACTACGCGACGGTGATCGGAAGCGAGCCGAACAAAAATGACCCTTACTACCAAGAGAACAAGGCGAAAATGGACGAACTCGTCGAGGAACTTTGCCAGAAAACGAGCGACGCTATCAAAGGTGGGCCCGAGGAGGCGGTAAAGAGGCACACGGCAAGAGGAAAATTGCTCGTCAGAAACAGGATTAACCGGTTAGTGGACGAAGGAAGCGACGTTTTGGAATTGAGCACGTTAGCCGCTACCGACATGTACAAAGGTCAGGTTCCGTGCGCCGGCATAGTTACAGCTATCGGCAAAGTTCAAGGTCAGGACTGCATGATTGTCGCGAACGATGCCACCGTTAAAGGAGGCACTTATTTTCCTATGACGGTCAAAAAGCATTTGCGTGCGCAGGCGATTGCTCAGGAATGCCGGCTTCCTTGCATTTACCTCGTTGACTCAGGAGGTGCTCATTTACCGGACCAAGCGGATGTTTTTCCCGACAGGGAACATTTCGGGCGGATATTTTACAACCAAGCGAACATGTCAGCGGAAGGTATCCCGCAAATATCTGTAGTGATGGGGTCGTGTACCGCCGGAGGTGCTTATATCCCTAGTATGTCAGAtgaaagtattataataaagaatcaAGGTACAATATTTCTTGCTGGTCCACCGTTAGTGAAAGCAGCGACAGGAGAGAGTGTGTCGGCTGAGGATTTAGGAGGTGCTGACTTACATTGCAGACAATCTGGAGTGACTGATCACTATGCCCAAGATGACGAACATGCTTTACACTTGGCAAGAAATGTGGTCGCTAACCTTAACTGGAACAATGATCAGCGAGCCAGAAACTATCCTCCTAAGGTTGACGAACCTGTTCATGACATCGAGGAGTTGCATGGGATTGTCGGTGCAAATATACAAAGACCTTTCGACATACGAGAAGTGGTTGCAAGAATTGTAGACGGTAGTAGGTTTCATGAATTTAAACAGTTTTATGGCGACACATTGGTGTGTGGATTTGCATCGGTATATGGTCACCCTGTAGGCGTTATAGGCAATAATGGTGTTTTGCAATCAGAGGCTGCTTTAAAAGGTTCGCATTTCATTCAGCTTTGTGCTGCTCGTAAAATACCGCTTCTGTTCCTTCAGAATATTACCGGTTTTATGGTCGGCAGAGAGGCTGAGGCTGGCGGTATTGCTAAGAATGGTGCAAAAATGGTTACAGCTGTGAGCTGTTTTAAAGGACCAAAGATAACTGTTCTAGTAGGTGGTAGTTTTGGAGCTGGCAATTACGGTATGTGTGGAAGAGCTTATTCTCCAAGTTTTCTTTACATGTGGCCTAATGCCAGAATATCAGTGATGGGTGGACCGCAAGCTGCGACCGTTTTATCACTAGTTGCGAAAGAGAAAGCTTTAAGAGATAAGAAGCCTTGGAGTGATGAAGACGAGAAAAAGGTTAGAGGACCGTTAGAAGCACAATTTGAGAAAGAAGGTCGACCATATTTTAGTACTGCCCGATTATGGGACGATGGCATAGTGGCTCCTAAAGATACAAGAAAAGTGATAGGTCTCAGTTTATCCACTGCTTTGAATCGTCCATTCAGAGACAGTAAATTCGGTGTGTTCAGAATGTGA